The Mesorhizobium sp. M1D.F.Ca.ET.043.01.1.1 genome contains a region encoding:
- a CDS encoding phosphoenolpyruvate carboxykinase — translation MSEAGKRNPDYAIDAIGLKTTGTVRYNFGAAELYEEAIRRGEAKLTAQGALVAETGQHTGRSPKDKFVVRDDNTGPHVWWDNNKAISPAEFEALHADFRAHAMARDLYVQDLVGGADTEFRLPVRVVTEFAWHSLFIRNLLIRPEASELDRFVPEMTIIDLPSFRADPARHGTRTETVIAVDLTRKIVLIGGTSYAGEMKKSVFTMLNYLLPEKGVMPMHCSANEGPAGDAAVFFGLSGTGKTTLSADPSRTLIGDDEHGWGPHGIFNFEGGCYAKTIRLSAEAEPEIFATTQRFGTVLENVVLDAVRVPDFNDGSLTENTRCAYPLDYIPNASKTGRAGHPKNIIMLTADAFGVMPPIARLTPAQAMYHFLSGYTAKVAGTEKGVTEPEATFSTCFGAPFMPRHPSEYGNLLRQLIAGHGVDCWLVNTGWTGGAYGTGRRMPIKVTRALLGAALEGSLNDAEFRTDANFGFEVPVAVPGVDGAILDPRSTWADKPAYDRQAAKLVGMFAVNFEKFEKHVDATILGAAPHLQEAAE, via the coding sequence ATGTCGGAAGCCGGCAAACGCAACCCCGACTACGCCATTGACGCGATCGGCCTGAAGACTACGGGCACGGTGCGATACAATTTCGGCGCCGCCGAGCTCTACGAGGAAGCGATCCGCCGCGGCGAGGCGAAATTGACGGCGCAGGGCGCGCTGGTTGCCGAGACCGGCCAGCACACCGGACGCTCGCCGAAGGACAAGTTCGTCGTGCGCGACGACAATACCGGGCCGCATGTCTGGTGGGACAACAACAAGGCGATCTCACCGGCCGAGTTCGAGGCGCTCCATGCCGATTTCCGCGCCCATGCGATGGCCAGGGACCTCTATGTGCAGGATCTGGTCGGCGGCGCCGACACCGAGTTCCGGTTGCCGGTCCGGGTCGTCACCGAATTCGCCTGGCACTCGCTGTTCATCCGCAATCTCCTGATCCGCCCGGAAGCTTCGGAGCTCGACCGCTTCGTGCCGGAGATGACGATCATCGACCTGCCGTCCTTCCGCGCCGATCCCGCCCGCCACGGCACTCGCACGGAGACGGTGATCGCGGTCGATCTGACCCGCAAGATCGTGCTGATCGGCGGCACGTCCTATGCCGGCGAGATGAAGAAGTCGGTGTTCACCATGCTGAACTACCTGCTGCCGGAGAAAGGCGTGATGCCGATGCATTGCTCGGCCAATGAAGGGCCCGCCGGCGACGCGGCCGTCTTCTTCGGCCTGTCCGGAACCGGCAAGACGACGCTGTCGGCCGATCCGTCGCGGACGCTGATCGGCGACGACGAGCACGGCTGGGGTCCGCATGGCATCTTCAACTTCGAGGGCGGCTGCTACGCCAAGACGATCCGGCTGTCGGCCGAGGCGGAGCCCGAGATCTTCGCCACCACGCAGCGCTTCGGCACGGTGCTGGAGAATGTCGTGCTCGACGCCGTCCGCGTGCCGGACTTCAACGACGGCAGCCTCACCGAAAACACGCGCTGCGCCTATCCGCTCGATTACATACCCAACGCCAGCAAGACCGGTCGCGCCGGTCATCCGAAGAACATCATCATGCTGACGGCCGATGCCTTCGGCGTCATGCCGCCGATCGCCAGGCTGACGCCGGCTCAGGCTATGTATCACTTCCTCTCCGGCTACACCGCGAAGGTCGCAGGTACCGAGAAGGGCGTCACCGAGCCCGAGGCGACGTTCTCGACCTGCTTCGGCGCGCCCTTCATGCCGCGCCATCCGTCCGAATACGGCAATCTGCTGCGCCAGCTGATCGCGGGCCACGGCGTCGACTGCTGGCTGGTCAACACCGGTTGGACCGGCGGCGCCTACGGCACCGGCCGCCGCATGCCGATCAAGGTGACGCGCGCGCTGCTGGGTGCGGCGCTCGAGGGCTCGCTCAACGACGCCGAATTCCGCACCGACGCCAATTTCGGCTTCGAGGTGCCGGTGGCGGTTCCGGGCGTCGACGGCGCCATCCTCGATCCGCGCTCGACCTGGGCCGACAAGCCGGCCTACGACCGCCAGGCCGCGAAGCTGGTCGGCATGTTCGCGGTCAACTTCGAGAAGTTCGAGAAGCATGTCGACGCGACCATCTTGGGCGCTGCGCCGCATCTGCAGGAAGCGGCCGAATAG
- a CDS encoding response regulator transcription factor encodes MATIALVDDDRNILTSVSIALESEGYRVETYTDGASALEGLAARPPNLAILDIKMPRMDGMELLRRMRQKSDLPVIFLTSKDDEIDELFGLKMGADDFIRKPFSQRLLVERVRAVLRRTSAREAAAKAPSQQARSLERGQLVMDQERHTCTWKGEPVTLTVTEFLILHSLAQRPGVVKSRDALMDSAYDEQVYVDDRTIDSHIKRLRKKFKAVDDDFEMIETLYGVGYRFREA; translated from the coding sequence ATGGCAACAATCGCGCTTGTCGACGACGACCGCAATATTTTGACTTCGGTGTCGATCGCGCTCGAATCCGAGGGCTACCGCGTCGAAACCTACACCGACGGCGCGTCGGCGCTGGAAGGCCTGGCGGCGCGGCCGCCGAACCTCGCCATTCTCGACATCAAGATGCCGCGCATGGACGGCATGGAGCTGCTGCGCCGGATGCGGCAGAAATCCGACCTGCCGGTCATCTTCCTGACCTCGAAGGACGACGAGATCGACGAATTGTTCGGCCTCAAGATGGGTGCCGACGACTTCATCCGCAAACCGTTCTCGCAACGCCTCCTGGTCGAGCGGGTACGCGCGGTGCTGCGCCGCACCAGCGCCCGCGAGGCGGCCGCAAAGGCGCCCAGCCAGCAGGCGCGCTCGCTCGAGCGCGGCCAGCTGGTGATGGACCAGGAGCGGCACACCTGCACCTGGAAGGGCGAGCCGGTGACGCTGACGGTGACCGAGTTCCTGATCCTGCATTCGCTGGCGCAGCGCCCCGGTGTGGTAAAAAGCCGTGATGCGCTGATGGATTCGGCCTATGATGAGCAGGTCTATGTCGACGACCGCACCATCGACAGCCACATCAAGCGGCTGCGCAAGAAGTTCAAGGCCGTCGATGACGACTTCGAGATGATCGAAACCCTCTACGGAGTCGGGTACCGCTTCCGCGAAGCATGA
- a CDS encoding sensor histidine kinase, producing MAVDVERGRRAGATKRPSRIVPAFLSKITVPMRRFLGHHIFSSLTRRILFLNLAGLAVLVTGILYLNTFRDGLIDARVESLMTQGEIIAGAIAASATVETDSISIDPEKLLELQAGESLGPGSDQLDNLDFPINPERVAPVLRRLISPTRTRARIYDRDANLLLDSRHLYSRGQILRYDLPPVDDEQPDLLERVEKFVFDFFRNKDLPVYHEQPGGNGAAFPEVVKALTGGPSTIVRVSEQGEQIVSVAVPIQRFRAVLGVLMLSTEGGDIDKIVAAERKAILRVFGIAALVTAILSLLLASTIANPLRRLSAAAVRVRRGVKNREEIPDFSDRQDEIGNLSIAVRDMTNALYARIEAIESFAADVSHELKNPLTSLRSAVETLPLAKNDTSRARLMEIIQHDVKRLDRLITDISDASRLDAELAREDASTVDLKKFITDLVAVSRETTRNKKTVEIELKVAKLPQGVKGYVVVGHDLRIGQVITNLIENARSFVPEEHGHIAISLARAGKFNIVTVDDNGPGIRAEKIDRIFERFYTDRPAGEAFGQNSGLGLSISRQIVEAHGGTLTAENIPGTKPGEIKGARFVVTLPAEG from the coding sequence ATGGCAGTGGACGTAGAGCGAGGCAGGCGGGCGGGCGCGACGAAGCGCCCGTCGCGGATCGTGCCCGCATTCCTGTCGAAGATCACCGTGCCGATGCGCCGGTTTCTCGGCCACCACATCTTCTCCAGCCTGACGCGGCGCATCCTGTTCCTCAACCTGGCCGGCCTTGCCGTGCTGGTCACCGGCATCCTCTACCTAAACACCTTCCGCGACGGGCTGATCGACGCCCGCGTCGAAAGCCTGATGACGCAGGGCGAGATCATTGCCGGCGCCATCGCGGCGTCGGCGACGGTCGAGACCGACTCGATCAGCATCGATCCGGAAAAGCTGCTCGAGCTGCAGGCCGGGGAAAGCCTGGGACCGGGTTCCGACCAGCTCGACAACCTCGACTTCCCGATCAATCCCGAACGCGTGGCGCCGGTGTTGAGAAGGCTGATCTCGCCGACCCGCACGCGCGCCCGCATCTATGACCGCGACGCCAACCTTCTGCTCGATTCGCGGCATCTCTATTCGCGCGGCCAGATCCTGCGCTACGACCTGCCGCCTGTCGACGACGAGCAGCCGGACCTTCTGGAGCGCGTCGAGAAATTCGTCTTCGACTTCTTCCGCAACAAGGACCTGCCCGTCTATCACGAGCAGCCCGGCGGCAACGGCGCGGCCTTCCCCGAAGTGGTCAAGGCGCTGACCGGCGGCCCCTCGACCATCGTGCGGGTGAGCGAGCAGGGCGAGCAGATCGTCTCGGTCGCGGTGCCGATCCAGCGCTTCCGCGCCGTGCTCGGTGTCTTGATGCTGTCCACCGAAGGCGGCGACATCGACAAGATCGTCGCGGCCGAGCGCAAGGCGATCCTGCGCGTGTTCGGCATCGCGGCGCTCGTCACCGCGATCCTGTCGCTGCTCTTGGCCTCCACCATCGCCAATCCGCTGCGGCGGCTGTCAGCCGCCGCGGTACGGGTGCGGCGCGGCGTCAAGAACCGGGAGGAGATCCCGGACTTCTCAGACCGCCAGGACGAGATCGGCAATCTGTCGATCGCGGTGCGCGACATGACCAACGCGCTCTATGCGCGCATCGAGGCGATCGAAAGCTTCGCCGCCGACGTCTCGCACGAGCTCAAGAACCCGCTGACCTCGCTGCGCAGCGCGGTCGAAACGCTGCCGCTGGCCAAGAACGACACCTCCCGCGCGCGTCTGATGGAGATCATCCAGCATGACGTGAAGCGGCTCGACCGGCTGATCACCGACATCTCCGATGCGTCGCGCCTCGACGCCGAATTGGCGCGCGAGGATGCCTCGACGGTCGACCTGAAGAAGTTCATCACCGATCTCGTCGCGGTCTCGCGCGAGACGACGCGCAACAAGAAGACGGTCGAGATCGAGCTCAAGGTCGCCAAGCTGCCGCAGGGCGTCAAAGGCTATGTCGTCGTCGGCCACGACCTCAGGATCGGCCAGGTCATCACCAACCTGATCGAGAATGCGCGTTCCTTCGTTCCCGAGGAGCACGGCCACATCGCCATCTCGCTGGCGCGCGCCGGCAAGTTCAACATTGTAACCGTCGACGACAACGGTCCTGGCATCAGGGCCGAAAAGATCGACCGCATCTTCGAGCGCTTCTACACCGACCGGCCGGCCGGCGAGGCCTTCGGCCAGAATTCCGGCCTCGGACTGTCGATCAGCCGCCAGATCGTCGAAGCGCATGGCGGCACGCTGA